The Tripterygium wilfordii isolate XIE 37 chromosome 17, ASM1340144v1, whole genome shotgun sequence genome has a window encoding:
- the LOC119981864 gene encoding uncharacterized protein LOC119981864, giving the protein MSEKISYIPDLKTTPTYKEGDSDTMKIEYEKYQEDGLKVKLYMLASMSNELQRQHKTKPDSRTSVHDHVIKIINHIERLKQLGVTMDTELQTDLVLQSLPDSFSQFVMNFNMNKIQVALHELLNL; this is encoded by the exons ATGTCTGAGAAGATTTCTTATATCCCGGATCTAAAGACTACTCCAACCTACAAAGAAGGAGATTCTGATACAATGAAAATTGAATATGAGAAATACCAGGAAGACGGCTTGAAAGTCAAGCTTTATATGCTTGCTTCAATGTCTAACGAGCTCCAAAGGCAGCACAAGACTAAGCCAGATTCTA GAACTTCGGTCCATGATCatgtaattaaaataattaatcacATTGAGAGACTTAAGCAGTTAGGAGTAACCATGGACACAGAATTACAAACGGATTTGGTTCTGCAATCACTCCCTGACTCCTTTTCacaatttgttatgaattttaaCATGAACAAAATTCAAGTTGCGTTGCATGAACTTTTGAACTTGTGA
- the LOC119981865 gene encoding uncharacterized protein LOC119981865, with the protein MVCIPSTVPNTPRFIVAYVIPEGQHFLAKVSNFSQSDAIICNIRDKLNEDQLETFSRSCFGIYLRIRSLTFFGQLVHQLLLRQVESSNHSFGTTFNFKLAGNQATFSFEDFALVIGLVCTRISSISSLVDTSTHRLRDAYFKGNNSIKRSELESTFLGLKPQPDNEDDVVKLALVYFVEFVLLGNERSRNISDVAYL; encoded by the exons ATGGTTTGCATTCCATCAACTGTTCCGAATACTCCAAG gtTTATAGTGGCTTACGTTATTCCAGAGGGTCAGCATTTTCTTGCAAAAGTGTCAAACTTTTCCCAATCAGATGCAATTATTTGTAATATCAGGGATAAGTTAAATGAGGATCAATTGGAGACCTTTAGTAGATCATGTTTTGGTATATATCTTCgtattaggagtctaactttttTCGGGCAGCTTGTTCATCAGCTATTGTTAAGACAGGTTGAATCCTCCAACCATAGTTTTGGCACAACTTTCAACTTCAAGTTGGCTGGAAACCAAGCAACATTTTCATTTGAAGATTTTGCGCTTGTTATTGGATTAGTATGTACTAGAATTTCATCCATTTCTTCACTTGTTGATACTAGCACACATAGGCTAAGGGATGCTTATTTCAAGGGAAATAATAGCATTAAGAGATCTGAATTAGAGAGTACATTTTTGGGTCTAAAACCTCAACCTGACAATGAAGATGACGTTGTCAAGTTAGCTCTTGTTTATTTTGTAGAGTTTGTGTTGCTTGGTAACGAGCGTAGTAGGAACATTTCTGATGTGGCATATCTCTAA
- the LOC119981866 gene encoding uncharacterized protein LOC119981866 yields MRAIRVKESPLFKVTKFNDIDICSLDYLNGSHRQASAKVIGDCIKGKYDGVGRSYRPKDIIQNVRIEFGVNITYDKAWRSREHALESIQGSPELSFAYLPYYCAELEKNNPGTITHIESDKNISSMRRVIAIDGTYLKGKYLGTLFIASALDGNNHIYPIAFGVGDSKNNKSWIWFFEKLRQLISLDDFFELAIISDRHQSIERASALVFPESYHDHCMFHIKQNMKAKKFDPTMFPIYFKASKAYPVFEFEVLMTQLSLIDPRAQSYLLEIWFYERHTEATSVNSILCKEVDKYLRKRIDRSRRMDVTPISHIEYYVRDGCGNGEVNLHNRTRSCKKFDLQQLLCVHALTVCANREIAVHSLCSRYYTNETILVAYAEPIDIVGIEHQHVENDIRVLLPSKAKRPGGRPKQQRIPSQGETMIIRHCGRCKKSGHNRQTCKEPIALHPRTE; encoded by the exons ATGAGAGCCATAAGAGTCAAGGAATCACCATTATTCAAAGTGACAAAGTTCAATGACATTGACATTTGCTCACTAGACTATCTCAATGGAAGTCATAGGCAAGCATCAGCGAAGGTGATTGGGGAttgcattaaaggaaaataTGATGGTGTGGGGAGGTCTTATAGGCCGAAAGACATAATACAAAATGTGCGGATAGAATTTGGTGTCAATATTACCTACGATAAAGCATGGAGGTCTAGGGAGCATGCTTTAGAATCAATACAAGGATCTCCAGAGTTATCTTTTGCCTATCTTCCATACTATTGTGCGGAGCTAGAGAAGAACAACCCCGGAACTATCACTCATATAGAGTCAGACAAGAAcat ATCTTCGATGAGACGTGTCATCGCTATTGACGGTACCTATCTAAAGGGAAAGTATCTAGGCACGCTTTTTATTGCATCTGCTTTGGATGGTAACAATCACATTTATCCTATTGCTTTTGGTGTTGGAGATTCGAAGAATAACAAATCTTGGATATGGTTCTTCGAGAAATTACGACAGCTAATCTCACTTGATGACTTCTTTGAATTGGCTATAATTTCAGATAGGCATCAGAGTATTGAAAGGGCATCGGCCTTAGTTTTTCCAGAATCATACCATGATCACTGCATGTTCCACATCAAACAGAACATGAAGGCAAAGAAATTCGACCCTACAATGTTTCCAATTTATTTCAAGGCATCGAAGGCATATCCTGTTTTCGAATTTGAGGTCCTAATGACACAGTTGAGCTTAATTGATCCCCGTGCACAGAGTTATCTACTTGAG ATATGGTTTTATGAGCGACATACCGAAGCAACATCTGTGAATTCTATACTCTGCAAGGAGGTAGACAAATATCTACGGAAGCGGATTGATAGGTCTCGTAGGATGGATGTTACACCAATATCACATATTGAGTATTACGTTCGTGATGGATGCGGTAATGGTGAGGTTAACTTGCACAATAGAACACGTTCTTGCAAAAAGTTTGATTTGCAACAACTTTTATGTGTACATGCATTGACTGTTTGTGCCAATAGAGAAATCGCGGTACATTCTTTGTGCTCAAGATATTATACCAATGAAACTATTTTGGTAGCTTATGCTGAACCTATAGATATAGTTGGTATTGAGCACCAACACGTTGAAAACGATATAAGAGTATTATTACCCTCTAAAGCGAAAAGACCAGGTGGTAGGCCTAAACAGCAAAGAATACCTTCCCAAGGTGAAACTATGATTATCAGACACTGTGGTCGATGTAAGAAAAGTGGTCATAATCGTCAAACTTGTAAGGAACCAATAGCGTTGCATCCAAGAACTGAATGA